In the genome of Falco naumanni isolate bFalNau1 chromosome 5, bFalNau1.pat, whole genome shotgun sequence, the window AAGTCGCTGATCTAttactaccacaattattttaccttaGAGCACATCCTCAtcagaaggctccttatttacattcttgttgagCTCATCTACATCGGTATTAACTGTCCCTTCTCAAAGTGCTAAGTGCTAAGCTTCCgcccttccttctttctccggtgttaatgtttctgttatcaatgcagtttctgtctgcagcagagttttagggtttttttcactatatCAGTGGGCATGGCAGTGCTGGATTAACAGTTGAGTTATCTACTAGTAGCTGAACTACACAATGCAGCATTCCACTGGTAGCAAAGCAACACAATGCAGTGTTGTACTGCTTGGCCGTGTCATGGATACATTAGTTGCAACATTTACAACTGAGCACACTGGTAAAACTGCGGTAtcatctgcagcacagcacagaggacAGCGAGTTAGCCGGTCACTCCCTGCCTGCCATTTTCACACCTCCCACGGCGCGGCCAACATGGCCACCCCACCACCCAGCGCCACGCGCCCCTTCCCGCCAAAACACGGCGCCCGCCCCCATGCAACAGGCCCCGCCTCCCGCCGTGCGTCGCAACCGGTGACGCTACTGTGGCGCGCGCAGGCGCAGGCGGTTGGGGTCGCGCTGGAACGGCGGGTGTTTGTCGCCTGTGTGAGGGGAGTGTTCTGCTGCGTGCCCCCTCTGCCTTCGGTCTGGGAAAATGGGGTGCGCCAGCCCTCCCTGAGGAGAATTGTGTGTCCCCTTCGTCTCCTCGGACGCTCGGCCCTGCGGCAGGTACGGTGATTGACCCCCAGCACGGCTGGGCGCCTCGGGCCTGCGCGGGGTGGGGGCGCTGAGGGGAGGCTGCCTGCCTAGAGCCAGGCGGTGTCCGGCAGCGAGTCGTGGAGGTGGAGGGCCACCCGTGTGTGACCGGGCTGTGGGCGGGTGGAGTTCTGGGGCCGCCTCCATGTGACAGGGTTCAGGATAAGGGGCAGATATATGTGGTGTATGACGGGGCTGTGGACAGCGCGAGCATTGGGGCTGCCTGTGTGTAACGGTGAGGTCTGGATGGGGGGAGCAGTGAGGTTGCTTCTCTGACAGTGGGAtcgggggggcggcggcgagCTGTAGAGGACCTCCGGGGTGGCATGGGGCTTCTGGCTGGGGGGAGATgtgggagctgcctgcctgTGACAGTGGGAtctgggcagggagagctctGAGGGCCCTGGTGTGGGGGCTCTTCGTTTGTGACAGATCTGGGTggagggtgctgtggggtgtTGAGCAAGGAGAGCTGTAGCTGTGTGTGGCAGAGGGCCCTGCATGGGGGAAACTGGGGAATCTGGGGCCAGCGGGACTTACATGTTGTCAAGGTGAGACCTTCCCTCATTCCTGTGCCTTAGTAGAAGAGGGCAGGGGGTATGGAAGGACATATTTCAGTCTGGAGGTGAAAATCCCACACCCAGCCTTCTTAGTCGAGTAGAAAGGGACCAAATCCCACTTTCATTTCAGCGCCCTAACAGTACaacttctgcttctgcaggaggACATGGTTCAGGGAGAGAGAGTGGGAGCAtgaggatgggggagaggatctCTGCTTAGGGCTGCTACGTTTGTCAGTGTGGAAAGGGAAGTCTTGAGGCTCAAACTATATGaaaaatctgtcaaaaaaaattactaggtAATTAATGTATCATTGTATAATTCTTCCAGTAATCCTGGTGTTAACTGTTTCACCATTGAATCACTGTACCAGTAAGAAGCAGGTAATGTGATTTGAGTTTTGTattgttaaatttttttttaggtagtAATGTCCAGTTGAAGTATTTGtaccaaaaaagcaaattatttatgTTCCCATATGGTGAAGAACTATGTTACAAGTTTTTAAGCAGATGGCACAAAGGAACAGTAGCATATTTTGCTGACAGGATTAGCAGAAAAAGTCACCAGGGttatttctttcacaaaagaTGTTACTGGGCATCAAGTTTGTTACCTTTCGGGTGTACTGAGCCCACAGGAGGTGGCTGTATAGTCTGAAAGTACTCTGTTATCTACTGAAATGAGTGGagattttcaataaaaataccGCAGAATTGTGCCAAGCCATTCTTTTCTTGGACTTCCTTTGCCTGGAGAAGTCAGGAGCTTTGCCTGTAGCTTCTGAAggatgttatttttcaaaaatgaggTTGGAATTTGTCTTTGTCCTCTTATCTATACCTCACTGGAGTAGATGGATGCTGTTCATTAGTAATGAAGTAACAGAGCTGACAGTAGGATTTGTCAAATATTACCTATTTTTATGGGTAAAAAGAATTATGTTTAGcatattaaaagaataattactTGGTGGCTAAAGGTGAAGCCTATTTTTATAGATTGTTTTGgataactgctttttcttccatctcatGCTGACTGAAAATCTTACTGTATAGAAGTTGACAGATTTTggcttttctctgtgtttcttgaTACAGATAATGACACTGGAACAGAGTCCAGCAACTTCCCTCATTGACAGGACTATGAAGATGAGGAAGGAGATTGAAGCCCGAAAGGTGGTCTTGGCCTGGGCACTCCTTAATATATCCGTTGCGGGCATGATATATACTGAAATGTACGTTAATTGTTACATCTGATTCAAATAAGCAAAGCATCCTACTTTGTATATCCCTAATGTTTCCTGGGACCGAACTGTTGCAAAATTATatcttcttgtttttcttttcaggactGGGAAACTCATCAGCTCATACTACAATATCACATACTGGCCACTCTGGTATATTGGTGGGTTGCTGCAATacttaaattcattttcaggattcttttttttttttttttttcccacttgtcAGTTTTACTGCCAGGGAGGTAATTTTTAAGCGAgcctttttttctattttaaacttaaaccaaaattttggtttgctttcagtTATCTCCCTTGAAACTGTTgcaatttcattctttttagaGACAGGTAAGGAGTGTTAGCAGCTTTCTTAGATGTATCATGAAAGGGCACGACAAAGTTGTTCGGTGCATTAAATCTGTTTAATGCAAAGATAAACCTTTGGAGAACAGTGCAGATTTTACTGCTATGTGGTACTGTGGGTGTGGATGGCATTTCACAGTAGTTAAAGTTTGTTTCAGATGAGTAGACTCCAAACTAGCTGTATCGAATAAAAGGATGAAAAGGAgtaagagggagagaaaaatcatGACATGAGTGACAGATGATTTGATGggaaatgtttcagaaatactgtgaaGCTTCATTGCAGTAGTTTATGTTGCTTTTGGAAAATAACCGTccatctttttaaaactgaaatttagcAATAGAAATTAATCTCAATATAGCCATAAAAATTTATCTCTAATGGTTCTTGCATAAGAAGGTGAAGAAATACCTAGATACTTTCCTAGATTGGTACTTATTGATAGCCCTAATAACAACCTATTTTTAATGGCCATATGCCTGTTTTTGCaaataatgttcttttattATTCCCGATGCTCAAGCTATGGTAAaaacttctttgtttcttctagAACTTGTGTTTGCATCTCTGTTCAGCCTGAATGCCTTGTTTGATTTCTGGTTGTACTTCAAATACACAATGGCACCGACGAGCTTGGTCATGACTCCTAGCCAGCAGGCCCTGCTGGGTTTGCGGAATGCAGGTGAGTGTAATAAATATCTCAAGcaatctgggtttttttaattctttattttgttgcaAGATGGTATTTTTCTCAAGTACAGGATTCTTTAGTGATGTGAGTTCTGAATTGCCTCCTCTGACACAAGCGGTAAACTGAATTACCTGCTACATATTAAAATTCACAGCATCAGGCAGTAATTTGATGGGTGTTTGTGGGAGAACTGGAGGGGAAACAAGCACACAGGGGAGAAGGACAGGATGGTAGTGACTGCTGAAGGACAGTGAGAGGCTCCAACATTGGTGAGGCTGGACAAGGAATGTGTAACCTATATGTAGGGCTAGGAGTAAGGTAGAGAGTGCATgtttatgtttaattttaatatccTACTAATAGTACACTAGGTATCGAGAACCAAATTAGGGGGACAGAGAGACCTTCACATGAAGTCTGAAAATGACAGCCTAGAGAGTGGTCATTCAGAAAGcttatgaaaatgaaagcaaagttctaaaatacagcagaacCTGACAAGATAAATAcaccaaaagcaaaatgctaGGATGGTAGTATTTTCACTCTGCTAGTCTTCCCCTAGAAAACAGGACATAGACAGGAGTAATCACGACAGTTCAAGGATCTTGTATGCATAGCTGCACAAATAAAGACATTCAGTATGCTAAAGATGTGTACAGTAGGCAGATAGAGTAGCTGATGAAATTGGTTAGAGAAGCCCCCCAGGTTATGCAGGGTGTCTGGTAACATTTAACTGAAATCTGAAGCTGTAGAATTTGTGCTGAGTTGTGGTCATGTGTCTTAGtcttctctgggttttttttgcagcagtggcTTGACAGCTGAGTTCTGTAGGGGCCAGATTTTTCCTGTGTCCCTTCTAGCCTCTTTATAGAATTGCCTTAAGATAGCATTGTGTATGCATTTTGttgcacattttaaaagggGTAGGTGAGCTGCATCCACAGTGctaattctgtttttccttatTGCAGCCATACAAACAACTCCACCATGTGACCTGGCAGCAAAGAAAGTCCCGTCTTCGACACCTTCTCCTCCAGTCCAGGGTCAAAGCGTGCTGAGTTACAGCCCATCTCGCTCCCCTAGTGCCAGTCCAAAGTTTACTACCAGTTGTATCACAGGGTACAGCCCTCAGCTACAGGCTCTGtcaagcagcagcacttcttACGGCAGTGCTGTAACCCATTCACCAAGCAGCAGCTACAATAAGGTAACAACCAAGACAACTGTACAAGGGTACAGTTTGGTGCTTGTTTTGTGCCATATGCCATTGAAggtgagcagcagccagcagagagttgtgtatttgtgtgtttgctCCTTTTGCAATATAGATATAAATTTGTTGTATTcagttttgtcctttttccCTACTGTAACTTTATTTGGTTTAGTGGCAGGTTTGCttcagaacaaagcaaaaaaaacccctaaaatgtaaatacaaagtagaaggaaaatgacacagctttttttatttgcccAAGGTTTCCAGCTTCAACCCCTCTCCTACTGGATCACCATACTACACGAGTTTTGGACCGATGGAAAGCGGTGGGCTGAGGTCTCGTTACCGCTCTTCGCCCATTCTGTATAATTCACCTATTGGCCAAGAAGACTATATAACAGAACTCAAGACACTGGACACCTTTCTTCGAAATgaagaagagaaacagcagagacTTCAACTAGGTAAATACACTGATTTGATTGGAAAAGCTTGGTAATGAGAGGTGGTGTTTTTATGCAAGAGTGGCTTTTGCAGAtaagaaaagctgcaaaggattagagaatcatagaatggtgtgtgctggaagggaccttaaagatcatttagttccagcctccctgctgtggacagagacaccttccactagaccaggttgctccaagccccgtccaacctgcCCTTGAgtacttccagggatggggcagccacagcttctctgggcagcctgtgccagtgtcttgccaccctcacagtaaagagtttcttccttatatctaatccAAAGTTACTCTGTTTCAacttaaagccattcccccttgtcctgtcactacaggtcctactaaaaagtctgtccccatctttcttgaaAGCcctctttaggtactggaaggccgctctaaggtctccctggagccttctcttctccaggctgaagaaccccaGCTCTACCAGCATGTTGtcctaggagaggtgctccagcctctttgtggctcttctctggactcactccaacaggtccatgtgcTTCATATattgggggccccagagctggatgcagcactgcaggtggggtctcacaagagcagagtagagggggagaaccACCTCCTTGGACCTGCTGGCTATGCTGCTTTTGGTGTGGCCCAGGATATGTtgctgggctgtgagtgcacattgctgAGTTatgttgagctttttgtccaccagcacACCCAAGTCcctctcctcagggctgctctcaatccattctctgctcagcctgtgtttgtgtttggggtttccctgacccaggtgcaggatcttgcacttggccttgttgagcttcatgaggtttgcatgggcacATCTCTCAAGGCCTCTCTGGACAgcatcctttccctcctgcGTGTTGAccgcaccactcagcttggcGTTGTCGGCAAACTTGCTGAGtgtgcacttgatcccactgtccatgtcaccaacaaagatgttggACAGCACTGGTCCaagtatggacccctgaggaatgccgcttgtcactggtctccactttgacattgagctgttgaccgCAACCTTTGAGTGTGACCACCCAGTCAGTTCCTTATCCACCTAGTGGTCCGTTTGTCAAACACACATCTTTCctgtttagagacaaggatgttgtaCAGGAGGACTCCAGTGTACTTGTAAATAGACCTAACCCATTAATGCTAATCACCTGTGACCTTGCTAAGGGTGGCTGCTGAACAGTTCAGTCTTCTACTGAGGAGTTGAAATGTGAGGTAGAATGCCATTGTTTCCACATGTCTCCATGGCTTAGGAGGTTCAGGAAGTTTTCCTCCCGAGTATCCTGTTGGATAGgttatttctgctgttgcagCATATGGGAATGTGTGCTGATAGGTCATCTCTGTAGCATTTGTTGGCTGTAGTGGACCGTGGTCAGATGACAGGCTTTATCACTTTGATGAGAGGGATCTCTTGTGGAAAAGGCATTTCAGACAAAGGGGCGAATTACCTGCGGGCAGGTTTTGTCCTGGTTTGGGACAATCAAGTTAAGGGTGAGATTGGTGTTGATGCGGGCTGACTTCGGTGTATGTGTTCATGGTAGTTTGAGTCTCTTGTCAAAGCCTTAATATACTGACCTATCGTGCCTGTGCTGTTGCTTCCAGAATTGGCAATAATTGTATGTTACTGAAAAAATCGTTTCAGGGAGTTCAGATTCCAGCTCTCCTTCCAACAGCCCAACTTTCTGGAACTACAGCCGTTCCATGGCAGACAGTGCACAGATGCTGAGAAAGTTCCAGTATCAGCTGGCTTGCAGGTCCCAGGCTCCATCAGCGCACAAAGACGAAGCTGACCTGAGCTCAAAACAGGCTGCAGAAGAGGTAAATTCGGGCAGCAAGGTAGtcaagagggagaaaaaataccCAGCTTTGTGCAAAGGTTTGGATTTGAGCTGTATCAAAAACGTGGGGGAGAGAAATCCTTGAGCATTTAACCATCTTTATAGAGCTTGCAAGACTCCTTGCCACTGTAAATGGATATTTCAGATTTTGAGTTGTGgttggaaaattaaatttcttgcTGGAGAGCAAGGCTTGCACTggttaaaatacatttatgatACAAAAACTGAGTTGAAACTGATCTGTATTTAATGCAGTGGAACAGCTGAAGGATATAAAGTACTGCCTTTATGCTTGTGGCTGAAAAAAGTCTGATGTGAAGGAATTTAATTCATGTGGCTTCAATTAATTTAATCAAATTTATTTCCTACATTAGCCTAATGAAGCTTTCAGTTCAAATACCTCTTAGATCGAGCCTACCTTTCAGACCAGTTTTGTCCTACAGAGTAGAGAGCTTAAAACTGAATGTGGGCTTATGCAAGGTGATTGTACCGTGAATAGAGAGCAGGAGTGTTGTATGTGAAGCTGCTGTAGAAGTTACATGATAAAGCCAGCAGATGGATAagagttttggggaaaaatgtgATTTGGATTATGCTGTACTTCATATTGGGAATTGTCGTAGACCCTAAAAACTCTTGGTATTCTCTGAAGTTCTCATACGTAGTTGATAAACTTTTCCATAGGTTTGGGCACGGGTGACAATGAACCGACAGCTCCTTGATCACATGGATTCCTGGACTGCTAAGTTCAGAAACGTAAGTCCCATCTCTAGGGACTGCCTGTTTTTTTAGAGAAGATAGAAACACAGCAGCATGCTTCTAAGAGAGGACTACTGAGATGTGTTTTCGACCAGACCTCAGCGTTTTGTATTCTGAAAACTTCAGTTACCAAGTTCATCTATGCTTTGAATGACAAAAGCATATGGGATATGGGATATGAGAAGATTTAGTTTTCCGTGTTGTAACTCAGATGGCTAAATCCAtgtttctgcagtatttcaaattcattttcTCGGGCTCAAAGCATGGAAAATTCCAACCCAAAGCTTGATATTTTTTCTGACAACCCTGAGCAGCATAATaaagggcagaaagaaaaatcttaatctTATCAATAGGAATTGCTACAGCAGAGGAGACTTAACTGCACGCCATggcaaaataattaataaatctGTTTTTGAATTACCTCTTTAGTCATAGCATTTGTCAAGTGTGCTGGTTtggtgtttgggggtttttttatcctttAGTAAGATCTATGAAAAGCAAAGATCTTTATGAGGTCCATACCACATTCCAGAGTGTCTGTTCCTGTACTTAGGGCCAGCTTGATTCAGCTCCCAAATTCTGTCATGTACAAATCCCACACATAATGTTTATCACTTTCTTGATTTCCTGAAACAAATGTGAGAGGGAGTGGATCCATCAAAGTATAAATTATCTTTATGGTGGGAGGGCTGTGCTTCAGAATGCCCCTTCCCTCATGGTTCAGAAAAGCTTCATCTGATACTTCCTagagatttgttttcctgactcctttacattgatttttctgGCCTTTTAGATGGTATTAAAGAGTCATGTAAACTCTGCCTAAGTTGATATTCTAATTTAATTACTTTCCTCCTTGGTTGgcttcagtgtttctgttgttAAGCTGCTTTGTGATAGTAATGGTGATGATTAGTAAGATGTAAACTAAGGGTTGGGagtttttagcattttttttgcttccaacCTCTTGAATTTtcacccttttctttcctagtgGATTAATGAAACTATTCTAGTGCCACTTGTCCAAGAGATCGAGTCTGTGAGCACTCAGCTGAGACGAATGGGTTGTCCAGAATTGCAGATTGGAGGTAGGATGAGGTGGGAGATTTCGAGTTCCCGATGGTGGTTAGTGGAGGGCTGCTCTGTAGTCAGGCCATTGGATGGGTATTATATAAATGAGGTCTGTTAAACGTTAGTGTTCCATTTCTGCTCTCTATTAGTGTTGTTTTTGTTCCATCTCAAGCATTTTGTTAAGCTGGAAAGTTCTTCATAAGACTTCTGGAAATATTGATGCTGGCACACAGATGCTTGTCTTCTATAAAATTCAtgactgtctt includes:
- the TMEM209 gene encoding transmembrane protein 209, which codes for MTLEQSPATSLIDRTMKMRKEIEARKVVLAWALLNISVAGMIYTEMTGKLISSYYNITYWPLWYIELVFASLFSLNALFDFWLYFKYTMAPTSLVMTPSQQALLGLRNAAIQTTPPCDLAAKKVPSSTPSPPVQGQSVLSYSPSRSPSASPKFTTSCITGYSPQLQALSSSSTSYGSAVTHSPSSSYNKVSSFNPSPTGSPYYTSFGPMESGGLRSRYRSSPILYNSPIGQEDYITELKTLDTFLRNEEEKQQRLQLGSSDSSSPSNSPTFWNYSRSMADSAQMLRKFQYQLACRSQAPSAHKDEADLSSKQAAEEVWARVTMNRQLLDHMDSWTAKFRNWINETILVPLVQEIESVSTQLRRMGCPELQIGEASISSLKQAALVKAPLIPTLNAIVQYLDLTPNQEYLVERIKELSQGGCMSSFRWNRGGDFKGRKWDTDLPTDSSIIMHVFCTYLDSRLPPHPKYPDGKTFTSQHFLQTPDKPDTSNENVFCIYQSSINPPHYELIYQRHVYNLPKGRNNMFHTLLMFLYIIKTKESGMLGRVNLGLSGVNILWIFGE